GATCGGGACACTGCCCACAAGCACCACCAGACCTGAAAGCGAGGACAGCGTGCCCGTGAACAGACCGAGCTGCCGGTCGTCGACCAGGTCGGGAACCCAGGCCCGGACGGTGGGCACGATCAGGACCTGGCTGAGGGTGAGCGCGCTGACGAACACGACCGAGGGCAGCAGCCCGCCGAGGACGGTGGTGGGCATCAGCAGGGCGGAGACGGAGAAACCCGCCGCTACCAGGAGCAGCCCCCACCGCAGGGTCCCGCGGTGTGAGAGCCGGGCGCCCGCCCACCCCAGCAGGGGCAGCTGCACGGCGATGTAGAGCAGCGACGCGTAGGCGAGCAGCCAACCCAGCGCGGTCTGTGTGCCGGTCGCCCGTTCCACCTCCTGGGGCAGGGCCAGATAGAGCTGGTTGTAGGACAGCAGATAAGCGCTGTAAGCCAGGCACAGCCACAGGAACGGGCGGTTGCGCCACAGCGGTCGCAACCTCTCGCGCAAGGACTGACGTCCGCTGTCGCCTGCCGTCGGCGCTCCCGGGGCGCGATGGGGCATCAGGCGCAGGTGCCCCGCCAACACCAGGAGAAACACTCCGGCACCGACCAGGCACGCCGCCCTGAAACCGCCGAGCAGCAGTACGGCGCCCAGGGGCGGGCCTATCAGTGTCCCCGCCTGGCCGGCGACGGAGAACAGGGCGAGGACCCGCGTGCGCGGCGTCCCGACAGCCTGTTCG
This DNA window, taken from Nocardiopsis exhalans, encodes the following:
- a CDS encoding MDR family MFS transporter — protein: MLRDLREVGPLLRLLIGSQFAFNVGFFVVLPYLAAHLGGALGLAGWLVGLVLGLRTFSQQGLFVVGGALTDRFGARPVVVVGCVLRVAGFVWLGFAQGTAAVIGSVLLVGFAAALFSPAVETEVARQAVRHEQAVGTPRTRVLALFSVAGQAGTLIGPPLGAVLLLGGFRAACLVGAGVFLLVLAGHLRLMPHRAPGAPTAGDSGRQSLRERLRPLWRNRPFLWLCLAYSAYLLSYNQLYLALPQEVERATGTQTALGWLLAYASLLYIAVQLPLLGWAGARLSHRGTLRWGLLLVAAGFSVSALLMPTTVLGGLLPSVVFVSALTLSQVLIVPTVRAWVPDLVDDRQLGLFTGTLSSLSGLVVLVGSVPIGALLDLAGPWAWGVLALVPLAGALCVPRSEGTPGHGAS